From Streptomyces chrestomyceticus JCM 4735, one genomic window encodes:
- a CDS encoding cytidine deaminase: MSEAAPLDPEDRKIITLARSARARNGVPEGAAVRDETGRTYVAGTVALESLQLSALRTAVAMAVASGAQSLEAAAVVTEAESASDADRAAVRDLGGAGTPVLVAGPDGTLRATVQAG, encoded by the coding sequence ATGAGCGAAGCCGCACCGCTGGACCCGGAAGACCGCAAGATCATCACGCTGGCCCGTTCCGCGCGCGCCCGCAACGGGGTGCCGGAGGGCGCCGCCGTCCGTGACGAGACCGGGCGCACCTATGTCGCGGGGACCGTCGCCCTGGAGTCGTTGCAGCTCAGCGCGTTGCGTACGGCGGTCGCCATGGCCGTCGCGAGCGGCGCGCAGTCGCTGGAGGCGGCGGCCGTGGTGACCGAGGCGGAGTCGGCGTCGGACGCGGACCGCGCGGCCGTACGGGACCTCGGCGGCGCCGGTACGCCGGTGCTGGTCGCCGGTCCGGACGGCACGCTGCGGGCCACGGTCCAGGCGGGCTGA
- a CDS encoding class I adenylate-forming enzyme family protein codes for MSQPTASPFPQTLVDAFHRQPDVPAFEHLGRAVPRRAVLDLAGRCVRGLRAAGVGPGSSVAVAAGVTPEAFALHLAVHLLGARLTGLRPGLPPGHLARVLADGIDVLVHDEPSDSPGLRAAAAPVTTRLGLEKDLLNTAEPASPDDLVVHGRPDDIALITLTSGSTGQPKECAHTYRSLTTGWSWQPARRTGRIAGLAAAYARFLLFGTLTSAVIFEHLGLCLLGGGTAVIPDPPLSFPEVFARHRVTACLLTVPRLHHILNTLRTEPENTLDLTSLRALLVAGSPLAPHKLAEATERLGPVVHQGYGQTETGMLTLLTPDDLAQRPDTAYGSVGRPLDGVDIDVRDPADGRPLPDGATGEIWVRTAGALAGYRRDEAETRAVLRDGWVRTRDLGRLDEHGFLRLTGRTRDVIIVNAVLHYAGAIEQALAAHPDVDQAYVVGAPDERTGEAAHAFVVPAAGRRPGLAALRAHVADALGPASVPATITVVREVPVAASGKPDKKALLERVRAE; via the coding sequence ATGAGCCAGCCCACCGCAAGCCCTTTCCCGCAAACCCTTGTCGACGCGTTCCACCGGCAGCCGGACGTACCGGCGTTTGAACACCTGGGGCGCGCCGTTCCGCGCCGCGCGGTCCTGGACCTGGCCGGCCGCTGCGTGCGCGGGCTGCGCGCGGCGGGCGTCGGCCCGGGGTCGTCCGTCGCGGTGGCCGCCGGCGTCACTCCCGAGGCGTTCGCCCTGCACCTCGCGGTGCACCTGCTGGGCGCCCGGCTGACCGGCCTGCGCCCCGGACTGCCGCCGGGCCACCTCGCCCGCGTCCTGGCCGACGGAATCGACGTCCTCGTGCACGACGAGCCGTCGGACTCCCCCGGACTCCGCGCGGCCGCCGCCCCCGTCACCACCCGGCTCGGCCTGGAGAAAGACCTGCTGAACACGGCGGAACCGGCCTCCCCCGACGACCTCGTGGTGCACGGCCGCCCGGACGACATCGCCCTGATCACCCTGACCAGCGGCAGCACCGGACAGCCCAAGGAGTGCGCGCACACCTACCGCAGCCTCACCACGGGCTGGTCGTGGCAACCCGCCCGCAGGACCGGGCGGATCGCCGGACTCGCGGCGGCCTACGCGCGCTTCCTGCTCTTCGGCACCCTCACCAGCGCGGTGATCTTCGAGCACCTGGGGCTGTGCCTGCTGGGCGGCGGCACCGCCGTCATACCGGACCCGCCGCTGTCCTTCCCGGAGGTCTTCGCACGGCACCGCGTCACCGCCTGCCTGCTGACCGTCCCCCGGCTGCACCACATCCTCAACACCCTGCGCACCGAGCCCGAAAACACCCTGGACCTCACGAGCCTCCGCGCTCTCCTTGTGGCCGGATCTCCCCTGGCGCCCCACAAGCTCGCCGAGGCCACCGAACGCCTCGGCCCCGTCGTGCACCAGGGCTACGGACAGACCGAGACCGGCATGCTCACCCTGCTCACCCCCGACGACCTGGCCCAGCGGCCGGACACCGCGTACGGCTCGGTGGGGCGCCCCCTGGACGGGGTGGACATCGACGTACGGGACCCGGCCGACGGGCGGCCCCTCCCCGACGGCGCCACCGGCGAGATCTGGGTCCGTACGGCCGGAGCACTGGCCGGCTACCGCCGGGACGAGGCGGAGACCCGCGCCGTACTACGGGACGGCTGGGTCCGCACCCGCGACCTCGGCCGCCTCGACGAGCACGGCTTCCTGCGCCTCACCGGGCGCACCCGTGACGTCATCATCGTCAACGCCGTCCTGCACTACGCGGGCGCCATCGAACAGGCCCTGGCCGCGCACCCGGACGTCGACCAGGCGTATGTCGTGGGCGCGCCGGACGAGCGGACCGGCGAGGCCGCCCACGCGTTCGTCGTACCGGCGGCGGGACGGCGGCCCGGTCTCGCGGCGCTGCGTGCCCACGTCGCCGACGCGCTGGGCCCGGCGAGCGTGCCCGCCACGATCACCGTCGTACGGGAGGTGCCGGTGGCGGCGAGCGGCAAGCCGGACAAGAAGGCGCTGCTGGAGCGGGTACGGGCGGAGTGA